The Dyadobacter sp. 676 DNA window AAATCTTCCCTTGAAATAAGTCGAAAACAGGTTGTCCTCCCGAACGCCGCGGGAGGTTGAGGCATGGATAAAGATGATCTCATCCCGCCCGCGAACATCGGTGACGATGCCGGCGTGGGATACATAGCCTTCCTTACCGGCTTCGGGTACAAAAAACAGCCAGTCGCCGGGTTGGATATCTTCGACTTTCGCGACCTCCTGCCCGAATTCGGATTGTTGCCAGGAGATGCGAGGGACTTTTACTCCGATTTCGGAGTAGACCTGACAGATCAGCCCGGAGCAATCGATACCGCTTTTATCATTTCCGCCGGAGCGGTAAGGCGTGCCGGTATAGGTACGGGCTATTTGCACAACCTGAGGGATATTGGCAGTGCCGGCCGGGCGGTTATAGGTCGTTGATGCGCTTCGTGAAGGGGCCGGTTTTCGTGCGGGGGCTTTCGTCACGGGCCTGCGGGCGGGGGTGGTACGACCGCGCGCCACCGCGCTCCGTGAGGCCGCGCCGCGCGAGGCTGTGTTTCTTTCGGGTGTTTTGCGAAGCGTATCGCAGGAAAACAGCAATGTGGTGATCAGGAGCGTAAAAATCGTGCAGGAATGGGATTGGGAAAGGTACTTCTTCATGCGTAAGCGGAATTGGCCTGATTTCTTTTCAAAAATAGCGATTAATGTATTTGGGGCGACCAGCGGGAAGCCCGCGCTGTTTGCTTCACCGGCAGGGCGCCGGTTCATACGCGGCACCGGGAGACGCCGGCATTATCCTATTATTTTAACTGCATTCCGGCTGAAAAATTGTAACAGATATTGTGGGGTGCCGGCTTTGTAAGTAGCTTTGTCCCTGACGTTCATTCCTTTTAAATTAGCATTTATCCCCTGATGAAAATTATTTGTGTAGGCCGGAATTACGCGGAGCATATCGCCGAACTCAACAATCAGACGCCCGACTCCCCGGTTATATTCCTGAAACCTGAAACCGCACAACTTCGCCCCGGCGAGGATTTTTACTACCCCGAATTTTCAAAAGACGTTCATTATGAAGTGGAACTGGTCGTGAAAATCAACCGGGCAGGGAAAAATATCGAAGAAAAGTTCGCGCATAAATACTATAACGAGATCGGTATCGGTATCGATTTTACTGCCCGCGACCTCCAATCGGAGCTGAAAGCGAAGGGGCTTCCCTGGGAGCTGGCAAAGGCGTTCAACGGCTCCGCGCCGGTATCGGATTTTGTGCCGGTCTCCGATTTTGCCGATATTCAGGACATTAATTTCAGCCTGGACGTGAACGGGCAGACGCGGCAGAGCGGGAACTCTTCCCTGATGATTTACCGCATTAATTACCTGATCTCTTTTGTTTCCAAATACTTTATGCTCAAAACCGGTGACCTGATCTTCACAGGCACACCGAAAGGTGTAGGCCCGGTGCAGATCGGCGACAAGCTGACGGCCTCGATCGAAGGCAAGAAGATGCTCGAACTGTTCGTTAAGTAAACCGTACTCTTCATATCACCCGGTCGAAGTACCGACTATCATGCACTTTTTCATGCGTCATTATTTTCGGGCATTTGTCCGTTCAGGACTGTTTGCATTGGGTTTGGCAGGTGTTGCGCAGGTTTCTTTGGCTCAAAAACAGTCGTATCCCAAAGGTTACTACCAGTTTCCGATTCGTCCCGGCTTGCCAAACTCCCTGGCAGGCGGACTGGGCGATTTGCGCAGTAACCACTTTCACGCCGGGCTCGACATCCGTACGCAGCAGCGAGAGGGTTTGCCTGTATATGCGGCCGCGGAAGGTTATGTGTATAAAGTGGCCGTTCAGCGGACGGGCTACGGGAATGTAATCTATTTGCGGCAT harbors:
- a CDS encoding fumarylacetoacetate hydrolase family protein, with product MKIICVGRNYAEHIAELNNQTPDSPVIFLKPETAQLRPGEDFYYPEFSKDVHYEVELVVKINRAGKNIEEKFAHKYYNEIGIGIDFTARDLQSELKAKGLPWELAKAFNGSAPVSDFVPVSDFADIQDINFSLDVNGQTRQSGNSSLMIYRINYLISFVSKYFMLKTGDLIFTGTPKGVGPVQIGDKLTASIEGKKMLELFVK
- a CDS encoding NlpC/P60 family protein translates to MKKYLSQSHSCTIFTLLITTLLFSCDTLRKTPERNTASRGAASRSAVARGRTTPARRPVTKAPARKPAPSRSASTTYNRPAGTANIPQVVQIARTYTGTPYRSGGNDKSGIDCSGLICQVYSEIGVKVPRISWQQSEFGQEVAKVEDIQPGDWLFFVPEAGKEGYVSHAGIVTDVRGRDEIIFIHASTSRGVREDNLFSTYFKGRFVKAMRPF